From the Streptomyces syringium genome, one window contains:
- a CDS encoding rod shape-determining protein: MAQSKSFSGRDMGIDLGTANTLVYVRGKGVVLNEPSVVAVNAADGGVLSVGSEAKETIGRTPSNIVAIRPLRDGVIADFEIAERMLRHFIKKVTGNRRFSRPRVVVCVPSGITGVERRAVIEAATQAGARQVHLIEEPMAAAIGAGLPVSEPTGCMVVDIGGGTTEVAVISLGGIVTARSVRTAGDAMDTAITSYVKKHYALAIGERTAEEIKMSIGSASPTASWTAAGLSALAKQLEKNDGLEDVGGDPEETQGLLPPDRFTIRGRDQVSGLPKTLELTADEVRHALTEPVDAIVMAVRQTLDETPPELAGDIMDRGIVLTGGGALLRGLDVRLSKELDIPVLVADEPLDCVAVGTGRCVEDFASLRTVLDAQPGRLLGTGRL, translated from the coding sequence ATGGCACAAAGCAAGTCGTTCAGCGGCAGGGACATGGGCATCGACCTCGGCACGGCGAACACGCTCGTGTACGTGCGGGGGAAAGGAGTGGTGCTCAACGAGCCATCGGTGGTCGCGGTCAACGCCGCTGACGGCGGAGTGCTCTCGGTCGGATCCGAGGCCAAGGAGACCATCGGCCGCACCCCTTCGAACATCGTGGCCATCCGCCCGCTGCGCGACGGCGTCATAGCCGACTTCGAGATAGCCGAGCGGATGCTCCGGCACTTCATCAAGAAGGTCACGGGCAACCGCCGCTTCTCCCGCCCGCGCGTCGTGGTGTGCGTGCCGTCGGGCATCACCGGCGTCGAGCGCCGCGCGGTCATCGAGGCCGCCACGCAGGCCGGGGCCCGTCAGGTGCATCTGATCGAGGAGCCGATGGCCGCGGCGATCGGCGCGGGCCTGCCGGTCAGCGAGCCGACCGGCTGCATGGTCGTCGACATCGGCGGCGGCACCACCGAGGTCGCCGTGATCTCGCTGGGCGGCATCGTCACGGCGCGCTCGGTGCGGACCGCGGGCGACGCCATGGACACGGCCATCACCTCGTACGTGAAGAAGCACTACGCCCTCGCGATCGGTGAACGGACCGCGGAGGAGATCAAGATGAGCATCGGCTCGGCTTCTCCCACGGCCTCCTGGACCGCGGCCGGGCTCAGCGCGCTCGCCAAGCAGCTGGAGAAGAACGACGGCCTGGAGGACGTCGGCGGCGACCCGGAGGAGACCCAGGGCCTGCTGCCCCCGGACCGCTTCACCATCCGCGGCCGCGACCAGGTCAGTGGTCTGCCCAAGACGCTGGAGCTGACGGCCGACGAGGTCCGGCACGCGCTGACGGAGCCGGTGGACGCGATCGTCATGGCCGTGCGGCAGACCCTGGACGAGACCCCGCCGGAGCTGGCGGGCGACATCATGGACCGCGGCATCGTCCTGACCGGCGGCGGTGCGCTGCTGCGCGGCCTGGACGTGCGGCTCAGCAAGGAACTCGACATCCCGGTGCTGGTCGCCGACGAGCCGCTGGACTGCGTGGCCGTCGGCACGGGCCGCTGCGTCGAGGACTTCGCCTCGCTCAGGACGGTCCTGGACGCGCAGCCGGGCCGGCTGCTCGGGACGGGCCGGCTGTAG